In Pseudomonas poae, a single genomic region encodes these proteins:
- a CDS encoding orotidine-5'-phosphate decarboxylase has protein sequence MSVCQTPIIVALDYPTRDAALKLADQLDPKLCRVKVGKELFTSCAAEIVGTLRDKGFEVFLDLKFHDIPNTTAMAVKAAAEMGVWMVNVHCSGGLRMMSACREVLEQRSGPKPLLIGVTVLTSMEREDLAGIGLDIEPQEQVLRLAALAQKAGLDGLVCSALEAQALKAAHPSLQLVTPGIRPAGSAQDDQRRILTPRQALDAGSDYLVIGRPISQAADPAKALAAVVAEIA, from the coding sequence ATGTCCGTCTGCCAGACTCCTATCATCGTCGCCCTGGATTACCCCACTCGTGACGCCGCACTGAAGCTGGCTGACCAGTTGGACCCGAAGCTGTGTCGGGTCAAGGTCGGCAAAGAACTCTTCACCAGTTGCGCTGCAGAAATTGTCGGCACTTTGCGTGACAAAGGTTTCGAAGTGTTCCTCGACCTTAAATTCCACGATATTCCCAACACCACCGCCATGGCGGTGAAGGCCGCCGCCGAAATGGGCGTGTGGATGGTCAACGTGCACTGCTCCGGCGGTCTGCGCATGATGAGCGCCTGCCGCGAAGTGCTGGAACAGCGTAGCGGCCCCAAGCCCCTGTTGATCGGCGTGACCGTGTTGACCAGCATGGAGCGTGAAGACCTGGCCGGTATCGGCCTGGACATCGAGCCACAGGAGCAAGTGCTGCGCCTGGCGGCCCTGGCGCAGAAAGCCGGCCTCGATGGCCTGGTGTGTTCGGCGCTGGAAGCCCAGGCCTTGAAGGCGGCCCACCCGTCGCTGCAACTGGTGACTCCCGGCATTCGCCCTGCTGGCAGCGCCCAGGATGACCAGCGCCGTATCCTGACCCCGCGTCAGGCATTGGATGCGGGCTCGGACTACCTGGTGATTGGCCGTCCGATCAGCCAGGCGGCAGATCCGGCGAAGGCGTTGGCGGCAGTGGTTGCCGAGATAGCCTAA
- a CDS encoding AI-2E family transporter, with translation MLNNDRLLVQILLLVLFGASFWVMAPFWSALFWGAVLAFASWPLMRLLTRWLGGRESLAAGILTLGWMLLVAVPLVWLGFNLADHVRDAVGLIKDIQVDGLPEAPTWLGSIPFVGERLVGMWNSIDQQGAALMVTLKPYLGQVGNWLLARSAQIGGGILELTLSLVFVFFFYRDGPRLAMFVHRLLERLIGERAGYYIELVAGTVQRVVNGVIGTAAAQALLALIGFLIAGVPGALVLGIVTFLLSLIPMGPPLVWIPATAWLAWKGDYTYAVFLGIWGTFIISGVDNVLKPYLISRGGNLPLVIVLLGVFGGLIAFGFIGLFIGPTLLAVAYSLLMDWSATQAQGRREDKSI, from the coding sequence ATGCTCAATAACGATCGCCTGCTGGTGCAAATCCTGCTGCTGGTGCTGTTTGGTGCCAGCTTCTGGGTGATGGCGCCGTTCTGGTCGGCGCTGTTCTGGGGCGCGGTGCTGGCGTTTGCCAGTTGGCCGCTGATGCGCCTGCTCACTCGCTGGCTGGGTGGCCGTGAATCCCTGGCGGCCGGCATCCTCACGTTAGGTTGGATGTTGTTGGTGGCGGTGCCTTTGGTGTGGCTGGGGTTCAACCTGGCGGACCATGTGCGTGACGCCGTCGGCCTGATCAAGGATATCCAGGTTGATGGCTTGCCCGAGGCGCCCACGTGGTTGGGCTCCATTCCATTTGTCGGCGAGCGCCTGGTCGGGATGTGGAACAGCATCGACCAACAGGGCGCGGCCCTGATGGTCACGCTCAAACCCTACCTGGGCCAGGTGGGCAACTGGCTGCTGGCCCGGAGCGCGCAGATCGGCGGCGGCATCCTTGAATTGACCTTGAGCCTGGTGTTCGTGTTCTTTTTCTACCGCGATGGGCCACGCCTGGCGATGTTTGTACACCGATTGCTGGAGCGTCTGATCGGTGAGCGTGCCGGCTATTACATCGAGCTGGTGGCGGGCACCGTGCAACGCGTGGTCAACGGCGTGATCGGTACCGCCGCCGCCCAGGCGCTGTTGGCGTTGATCGGCTTCCTGATCGCCGGCGTGCCGGGCGCGCTGGTGTTGGGCATCGTGACCTTCCTGCTCAGCCTGATTCCCATGGGCCCGCCGCTGGTGTGGATCCCGGCCACGGCCTGGCTGGCGTGGAAGGGCGACTACACCTATGCAGTATTCCTTGGCATATGGGGCACGTTCATCATCAGTGGCGTGGACAACGTGCTCAAGCCGTACTTGATCAGCCGTGGCGGTAACTTGCCGCTGGTGATTGTGTTGCTCGGGGTGTTTGGTGGGTTGATCGCCTTCGGCTTTATCGGCCTGTTTATCGGCCCGACGTTGTTGGCGGTGGCGTACAGCCTGCTGATGGACTGGAGCGCGACCCAAGCCCAAGGCCGCCGGGAAGATAAATCGATCTAA
- a CDS encoding SDR family oxidoreductase has protein sequence MSMTFSGQVALVTGAAAGIGRATALAFAAEGLKVVVADLDAAGGEGTVALIQQAGGEALFVRCNVTLEADVQQLMAQTLSAYGRLDYAFNNAGIEIEKGKLADGSLDEFDAIMGVNVKGVWLCMKHQLPLLLAQGGGAIVNTASVAGLGAAPKMSIYAASKHAVIGLTKSAAIEYAKKKIRVNAVCPAVIDTDMFRRAYEADPRKAEFAAAMHPVGRIGKVEEIASAVLYLCSDGAAFTTGQALAVDGGATAI, from the coding sequence ATGAGCATGACGTTTTCCGGCCAGGTCGCCCTGGTGACTGGCGCCGCCGCCGGTATTGGCCGCGCCACTGCGTTGGCGTTCGCCGCCGAAGGCTTGAAGGTAGTGGTCGCCGACCTGGATGCGGCGGGCGGTGAGGGTACCGTAGCGCTGATCCAGCAGGCCGGAGGTGAAGCCCTGTTTGTACGCTGCAACGTCACCCTGGAAGCGGATGTGCAGCAACTGATGGCGCAGACCCTCAGCGCTTACGGTCGCCTCGATTATGCCTTCAACAACGCCGGGATCGAGATTGAGAAGGGCAAGCTGGCGGACGGCAGCCTCGACGAGTTCGACGCCATCATGGGCGTCAATGTCAAAGGTGTTTGGCTGTGTATGAAGCACCAATTGCCGCTGCTGCTGGCCCAGGGTGGTGGGGCGATCGTCAATACCGCCTCGGTAGCAGGGCTGGGGGCGGCGCCGAAGATGAGCATTTACGCAGCGTCCAAGCATGCGGTGATCGGCTTGACCAAGTCGGCAGCCATCGAGTACGCGAAGAAGAAAATCCGCGTCAACGCTGTGTGCCCGGCAGTGATCGATACCGATATGTTCCGGCGTGCCTATGAAGCCGACCCGCGCAAGGCGGAATTTGCCGCTGCCATGCACCCGGTGGGGCGCATTGGCAAAGTCGAGGAAATCGCCAGCGCGGTGCTGTACCTGTGCAGCGACGGGGCAGCGTTCACCACTGGCCAGGCGTTGGCTGTGGACGGCGGCGCCACGGCTATCTAG
- a CDS encoding HAMP domain-containing protein, with amino-acid sequence MRAPFNTLFGRLFGVLLVAIILAHVLAIAWFRHYGPPPPPPKETFVEQPDGTMKPLNKEHHRPWFGGPVVPLTFQFISLIIAAWYGAKLLSRPIQRLSDAAERLSLDLDSSPLEETGPREARQAAYTFNLMQRRIREQVSQRARMLGAVSHDLRTPLSRLKLRLEQIEDTKLQGQMRQDLNDMIGMLDATLSYLHEQRTSETRHLLDVQALVESMSENAQDQGSDVQFSGTCAPLQVQPMALRSCLNNLIDNALRYAGTAQVELEDSREALVIRVIDHGPGIAADKREAVFEPFYRLEGSRNRNSGGVGLGMTISKEAVERLGGRLSLEETPGGGLTAVMWLPRA; translated from the coding sequence ATGCGAGCCCCCTTCAACACGCTGTTCGGTCGGCTGTTCGGTGTGTTGCTGGTGGCGATCATCCTGGCCCATGTGCTGGCCATCGCGTGGTTCCGCCATTACGGCCCCCCGCCACCGCCGCCTAAGGAAACGTTTGTCGAGCAACCTGACGGCACCATGAAGCCGCTGAACAAGGAGCACCATCGGCCCTGGTTTGGTGGCCCGGTGGTACCGCTGACATTCCAGTTCATCTCGCTGATCATCGCTGCCTGGTATGGCGCCAAGCTGTTGAGCCGGCCGATCCAGCGCCTGAGCGATGCCGCCGAACGCCTCAGCCTGGACCTCGACAGCTCGCCGCTGGAAGAAACCGGCCCCCGCGAGGCACGCCAGGCGGCGTATACCTTCAACCTGATGCAGCGCCGAATCCGTGAGCAAGTCAGCCAACGTGCGCGCATGTTGGGCGCCGTCTCCCACGACCTGCGCACCCCGCTGTCACGCCTCAAGCTGCGCCTGGAACAGATCGAAGACACCAAGTTGCAGGGGCAGATGCGTCAGGACCTGAACGACATGATCGGCATGCTCGACGCCACCCTGAGCTACCTGCATGAACAGCGCACCAGCGAAACCCGGCATTTGTTGGACGTGCAGGCGTTGGTGGAGTCCATGAGTGAAAACGCCCAGGACCAAGGCTCCGACGTGCAATTTTCCGGCACCTGCGCACCGCTGCAGGTGCAACCGATGGCTTTGCGTTCGTGCCTCAACAACCTGATCGACAACGCGTTGCGCTATGCCGGTACGGCGCAGGTGGAATTGGAAGACAGCCGCGAAGCGCTGGTGATTCGTGTGATCGACCACGGGCCAGGCATTGCTGCCGACAAACGCGAGGCGGTGTTCGAGCCGTTCTATCGGTTGGAAGGCTCACGCAACCGTAATTCCGGCGGCGTGGGGCTGGGCATGACGATTTCCAAGGAGGCGGTGGAGCGCCTTGGCGGTCGCCTGAGCCTGGAGGAAACCCCAGGCGGCGGTTTGACTGCAGTGATGTGGCTGCCCAGGGCCTAA
- a CDS encoding NADP-dependent oxidoreductase has translation MTAQTNRQFLLAKRPVGAATRETFTYQEVPVGTPQDGQVLVRNEYLSLDPAMRGWMNEGKSYIPPVGIGEVMRALGVGQVIASNNPKFAVGDYVNGALGVQDYFLGEPRGFYKVDPKLAPLPRYLSALGMTGMTAYFALLDTGAPKAGETVVISGAAGAVGSIAGQIAKIKGCRVVGIAGGADKCKFLVDELGFDAAIDYKNEDVPAALKRECPKGVDVYFDNVGGDILDAVLSRLALKARVVICGAISQYNNKEAVKGPANYLSLLVNRARMEGFVVMDHAANFAAAGQEMGGWMAQGKLKSKEDIVEGLETFPETLMKLFNGENFGKLVLKVS, from the coding sequence ATGACCGCCCAGACCAACCGCCAATTTCTGCTTGCCAAACGCCCGGTCGGCGCGGCCACGCGGGAAACCTTCACCTACCAGGAAGTGCCGGTCGGCACACCCCAGGACGGGCAGGTGCTGGTGCGCAACGAATACCTGTCCCTCGACCCCGCCATGCGTGGCTGGATGAATGAGGGCAAATCCTACATTCCCCCGGTCGGTATCGGCGAAGTGATGCGCGCACTCGGTGTAGGCCAGGTGATTGCCTCGAACAACCCGAAATTCGCTGTCGGCGACTACGTGAATGGCGCACTGGGCGTGCAGGATTACTTCCTTGGCGAGCCGCGAGGTTTCTATAAAGTCGATCCGAAACTGGCGCCGCTGCCACGTTATTTGTCCGCCCTGGGCATGACCGGCATGACGGCCTACTTTGCCCTGCTAGACACCGGTGCACCGAAGGCCGGTGAGACCGTGGTGATCTCCGGCGCGGCCGGTGCGGTGGGCAGCATTGCCGGGCAAATCGCCAAGATCAAAGGCTGTCGCGTGGTGGGCATCGCGGGCGGCGCCGACAAGTGCAAGTTCCTGGTCGATGAACTGGGCTTTGACGCGGCCATCGACTACAAAAACGAAGACGTGCCCGCCGCCCTCAAGCGCGAGTGCCCTAAAGGGGTGGATGTGTATTTCGATAACGTCGGCGGCGATATTCTCGACGCCGTACTCAGCCGCCTGGCACTGAAAGCACGGGTGGTGATTTGCGGAGCCATCAGCCAGTACAACAACAAGGAAGCGGTGAAAGGCCCGGCCAACTACTTGTCACTGCTGGTCAACCGCGCGCGCATGGAAGGTTTTGTGGTGATGGATCACGCCGCCAACTTCGCCGCTGCCGGCCAGGAGATGGGCGGCTGGATGGCGCAAGGCAAGCTCAAGAGCAAGGAAGATATCGTGGAGGGGCTGGAGACGTTCCCGGAGACGTTGATGAAGCTGTTCAACGGGGAGAACTTTGGGAAGTTGGTGTTGAAAGTCAGCTGA